CGTAATACACGCCGACTTCTGCTTTATATTTAGTGGCGACCCACTCATCTCCGAATATTTTCAGAGCATTGAATACTTCTTTCACTTCTTCAAATTTTCGCCTCGGCTTACCGTCGTGATCCAAGATTCCATGGCAGAATTCTTCGGTTCCGAAACGGGCGGCGCGCCACCTGAAATAGACGATTGCCTCCGCTCCCCGTGCAATAGCCTGGTACGTCCAAAGCTTGATGTGCCCTGAACGAGGCAGGTAGCCGATATGGCTCCATCCTTGTGCCCCGGATAGCTCCTCAAGCACCCAATAGCCTTTTCCGGCTTTTGTTGAACGGCAAAGATCATGCTGCTGGGCAATCGCGGCAGGCGGAATCGGTTCAGGTAGACCTCCCCAGACCGGGTAGTTGTCAAAGGATATGAAGTCGAGGTCCTTCGCGATATCCCGCTGTTTTAGGGCAAGTTCGGTAAAGACAAAATTATGGGTGATAAACTGCTGATCTGAAATATGCTCTCTTAAAATATCAACCTGCAGCTTGTTGTACGCTGTATAGCTGTCTGCGCAAAACCGGTCAAAATCAAGAAGCAGACCCGGATTATGTTCCTGAAATACTTTCCGGGGAACAGGGATCTGCTCCCACGCCGTATAGGTTTGGCTCCAGAAGACCGTACCCCATGCTTCATTTAATGCATCCAGGCTGCCGTATTTGTTGCTGAGCCATTCCTGAAACGCCATGCGGTCTTCATCACCATAGCTGCGGTCCGATTTTTCATGGCCGTACTCGTTATCCGTCTGCCAGCCGATGACATCAGGATGCTGGCCATATTTCTCGGCCAGTTTGCGGACAATTTTTCGGGTGAATTTCTGATAGGTCTTGCTGTTCACCGTATAATGCCGGCGAGCACCGAAAGAAATCGTTACACCGTTCTCATCAACCGGCAAAATTTCAGGATACTGATGCGCCATCCATGCAGGAGGAGTCGCTGTCGGCGTACCGAGGATGATTTTTATCCCGTTTTCCGTAAGCAGATCGATCGCCTCATCAAAAAGGGAAAAATCGTACACTCCTTCTTCCGGCTCCATCAGCTGCCACCCGAATTCGGCGATGCGCACCACATTAACTCCAAGCTCCTTCATCAGTCTTACATCTTCAGGCCATCTGGATTTTGGCCACTGTTCCGGATAATAATCTACTCCTATAAACATGCCGCTCACTCCTTTGTCTCTCTATTCTTTCACCGAACCGCCCAAAATACCAGAGATAAACGGTTTTTGGAGCAGAAGGAAGAAAATCATGATCGGTAAAGCTGAGATGGCCGAGATCACAAGATAATGAGCAAAATTCTTTCTCTATCGAATGAGTATATCCGGCCGGCGCAGTGTCTGGCCTCCGAAAGTTACCTCAATGTAAGGCCATTCTCCCGTCTCCGTTAAAATCTCAGCGCCTTCCTGATGAATAAGAACGGTGTCTTCTGACTTTACACCTGGAAGCGACGGGTTCCATGTGAAGGCCATGTGCTCCTTTACCTCTGTTTTGGAATCCATTGTTGCGATAAACTCTCTGGAATCAAATCCGGTTGGTCCTCCTTGATGGAGGAGTTTCCAATCTTCAGGGTGACCCTCTTTTACATACTGCAGGATCCCCTTCTTAAATACTTCTCCGACTGTTGCACCTGGTACTGTGGATGTGATAAATGCCGCATCAATGCGGGAAAGCTTTTCTTTATGGTCAGCCAGCTCCTGCGGCAGCGGCCCGAAATGGACCACCCTCGTCAGGTTGGCGACCAGTCCTTCCCGCTCTCCGCAGATCACGAGCAGTGCATGCTTGTTCAGTTTCTTGGAAGTGGGGATCGGGTGCCGGTAGGAAAAAATACGTTCATCTGTCGCAACAAGCATGACTTGAAGCCGGATTCCCTTTGAAATCGCCTGTTTAGCCACCATCCCGGCAATTTCATGTTCCGTCTGTCCAGGCTCCATCGTCCTGCAGACGGATTCAAGTGACCCTGCCGCATCCTGGCAGAGCTTGCGATAACGCCCCGCTTCCGATTCATCCAGGATAGAGCGGACGGATTTAAGCGCTTCTGTCATGTCCGCATAGTCTTCAAACGGCGTATCCGTCCCCATCGTTTTTCCTTTTCCAAGCTCAGCAATCAAATGGTCTGAGCCTTCATACCATTCATCTGCAACGACCTTCACCTCATGCGGGAAATGCGCGAGTTCTTCTTCCCTGATGCGCCGCTCTTCCATCTTGGTCGTCACAACATAAATCTCTTTTTCAAAGATAAGAAGATCAGCCACACCTTCTGTGATGCTTAGGACGATCTGATTCTGGCGCCCGCCTGTCACCCAGGAAAAATGGTTTCGTTTTCTGAGCAGCATTCCATCCAGTCCGTTTTCTTTCATGATTTTTCTGATCTTATTTAAGGCCATCGACAGAACCTTCCTTGGCATAGCCATTTGGATGATTCAGGTGCCAGTTCCAGGCGTGTTCCACAATCTCATGCACATCAGGATATTTCGGAATCCAGTCCAGTTCGTCTTTCGCTTTTTGAGAAGACGCAATCAGGATGGCAGGATCCCCGGCTCTTCGCGGCGAAGTGACCGCTTCGATTGTGCGTCCAGTAACGGCGCGGCATGTATCGATCACTTGCTTTACAGAGAATCCTTTACCGTTTCCAAGGTTGTATACGCCGCTTTCATTGGTTCGTTTTAGCTTTTCCAGTGCACGATAGTGAGCATCAGCCAAATCCATCACATGGATGTAATCCCGTATACAGGTTCCGTCTTCTGTGTCATAGTCCTCTCCAAAGACAGAGATATACGGACGTTTTCCAAGCGCGGATTCAAGAATGATCGGGATGAGGTGGGACTCTGGTGTATGGTCTTCTCCAATCCTTCCTTTTGGATCAGCGCCAGCTGCGTTAAAATACCGAAGAGCAACGGATTTGAGCCCATAAGCCTGATCTGCCCAATGAAGCAGCCTTTCAATAGCCAGTTTTGTTTCACCATAGGGATTGGTAGGAAGTGTACGGTCACTTTCCTGGATAGGAACGGTTTCGGGTTCTCCGTAGACCGCAGCAGTAGAAGAGAAGACAATATTCGTCACGCCATTTTTCACCATACGGTCGACCAGATTCAATGAACCTGATACATTGTTCTGGTAATAGGAAATCGGATCAGTAACACTCTCACCGACAAGCGAGTTGGCAGCAAAATGAATGACGGCATCAATGTTATTTTCCGAAAATACAGTGTCCAGCAAGGCACTGTCATGCAGATCGCCTTCATAGAACGGGACATCGTTCATCACAGCCTCCCGATGTCCTTTCTGCAGATTATCGAACACGATGACTTCTTCGCCTTTTTCACGCAGATACAGAACAGTATGGCTGCCGATATAACCGGCTCCTCCAGTTACCAATATAGCCATTATTTTTTCACCTCTTCTAGTTCTTTTACTCCATCTCCAATTTCACACACATAAAAGTCTGGAGTTAAGCCTGTTTGTTCTTTGTATCGGACAGCGACATTCTGCTTGAAAACCTCAACCTGCCCGTCTGCCACAATGGAAATGGTGCATCCGCCAAAACCGGCACCCGTCATTCTTGTTCCTATGCAGCCCGGCAGCTGCTCCTGAATAGTAAACAGCGCGTCAAGCTCCAGTCCGGTCACTTCATAATCATCACGCAATGACAGATGAGACTCCTTCATATACAGTCCAAATGCATACAGATCTTTATTCTCAAGTGCTGCTACAGCTTTTTGAACACGGTCATCCTCTGTAACCACATGCCGTACACGCTTTCTGATCGTTTCGTCAGCAAGATGGGCCTCCACTTTTTTATACTGAAGCGGGGTGAGTTCACCGAGTGAGGTTACGCCTTCAGCAAACTTTTGGATAATATCCAACCCTTGCTCACACTCTGTTCTTCGTTCGTTGTACTTGGAGTCTGCAAGCCCTCTCCTCTTGTTTGTGTTCGTAATGACAAGCTTGTGTCCTTCAATTTCGAGGGGGATCAATTCAAATTCATGACTCTGGCAATCGAGAAAAACAGCATGGTCTTTTTTTCCGAAACCGACTGCAAACTGATCCATAATGCCGCTGTTTACACCGATGAACTGATTTTCCATCTGCTGGCACAGCTTGGCGAGCTCAAGCATGGGCAGTTCCTGCTTTTCCAATACTGAAAAACCGAGAGCGCTGACCATTCCGATCGATGCAGAAGAAGAAAGTCCCGCGCCATTTGGAATATCGCCCACGTATAAAACGTCTGCTCCTGAGAGCGGGATATCCAGCTTCTGCAATTGCTGCAGTACACCTTTCGGGTAATTTGCCCAATCATCATCCTTATCATAGACAATGGGCTGTTTTATATCGACAGAAACTTCTAATGGGAAATTCTCACTCTTCAAACGGTAGATTCCATCGTTTCTCTGGCGAATGGCCATGTATGTTCCTATGGTCAATGCCGCCGGAAATACGTATCCCCCATTGTAGTCGGTATGTTCCCCAATTAAATTTATGCGTCCGGGAGCAAAGAAAAGTCGGACGTTGTCGTTATTTCCCGGAAAATATTCCTTAAACTGTTTCAGGCATTGGTTTTCCATGCTTATTCCCCCTTATTTTCGGTGTAGTGCTTTATGCATTGACGCAGGATTTCCGCATTTTCTTCCACCTTAGTTGGATTGGCTGCCGCCCATCCGCCGGTTTCGGAGGAGGAATTAAATTTTATTTTGTCGTGAGCACGCAGCGGAGGATAGAATTCAATATGAAAGCGATAATAATCTTCATATGAATCAGCCGAGTTCGACGGGCGCTGATGCATGACCATCATGTAAGGAAACAGCTTGTCATAGATTTGATCCATGCCGCCAACAAGCTCTTGAAGCATATCCCCCAGCTCTAGTTTTTCTTCGTCAGTAAATTCGGTCAGCGCCGTCTTCGCTTCTTTGCTGACTATGTAGGCTCCGTACGGATAGTCTGTAAAGAATGGAATGAACGCAATAAAATGTTCACTTTCCAATAGAACACGCTCCTCGAACCTCTTTTCTTCAGCTACCATATCATCAAACATGTTCCGTTGGTTTTCTTCAAAATACTCTCTGCATGCTTCAAGCTCCGTTTTCACTTTTAAAGGAATAAAAGGATAGGCGTACACCTGGCCATGTGGATGAGGCATCGTAACACCGACTTCCTCCCCGCGGTTTTCAAAAATCATCACATATGCATGGTTTGGATTTTGATCCAGTTCAACGAATGTTTTCGTCCATAGATCCATCAGTTTCTTTATATGATCCCGTGATAAATCAGGAATGGTGTCGAAGTGGCCAGGTGAATACAGCACCACTTCACATTTCCCGTAAGCTTCTTTCGTTTGATACAAACCTCCCCCTATATCATCCGGTTTTGGAGGATTGGGTGATAGAACGGGAAAATCGTTGTGATACAGATGAACTTCATAATCATCAGGTACTTTTCCTGAGCCTGGGCAAAACGGGCAAAAGTCCTTGGGCATATGCGGCCTGTTCTGCCGGCTGGCAGCCACCATTGTCCAGTCTTTTAATAAAGGATTATATCGTAGTTCAGCCACACGAGCGCCTCCTGTCTTTTTCTTTATATTAATTTAATTAAAAAAGTCATGTAATTAAAAAGAACACTGGCTTGTTGTAAAAGTATTCGTTTTTCTTCTTAAAATAATGGGCCTTATACGTCTCCGGCAGGATGAGAAAATTCCTATTTCCCATGGCTGTCATTTGTTCTTTTTATCGGAGTAAAAGAACTTCATGAAACCATAAGCGGTTTCTTTATGTCTGATAGATTGATAGATTGGTAAGCCCTGAGAAAATCTGAGTTTTATAGTTGTCGAGATAATCATCTTCCACCAGGATTGCATCCTCATGCTGCGGGTCCGAACACCTGGCAAGCCTCCCGGTCAGCATGCTTTGATATAACGCTCTGAGCTTTCTTTTCATCGCATTCCCTCCCTCGAAAACATCTTCAATCTGCTTTAAAAGTTACTTTGTTAAATTAAAT
This genomic stretch from Fictibacillus marinisediminis harbors:
- the galE gene encoding UDP-glucose 4-epimerase GalE translates to MAILVTGGAGYIGSHTVLYLREKGEEVIVFDNLQKGHREAVMNDVPFYEGDLHDSALLDTVFSENNIDAVIHFAANSLVGESVTDPISYYQNNVSGSLNLVDRMVKNGVTNIVFSSTAAVYGEPETVPIQESDRTLPTNPYGETKLAIERLLHWADQAYGLKSVALRYFNAAGADPKGRIGEDHTPESHLIPIILESALGKRPYISVFGEDYDTEDGTCIRDYIHVMDLADAHYRALEKLKRTNESGVYNLGNGKGFSVKQVIDTCRAVTGRTIEAVTSPRRAGDPAILIASSQKAKDELDWIPKYPDVHEIVEHAWNWHLNHPNGYAKEGSVDGLK
- the galT gene encoding galactose-1-phosphate uridylyltransferase; its protein translation is MAELRYNPLLKDWTMVAASRQNRPHMPKDFCPFCPGSGKVPDDYEVHLYHNDFPVLSPNPPKPDDIGGGLYQTKEAYGKCEVVLYSPGHFDTIPDLSRDHIKKLMDLWTKTFVELDQNPNHAYVMIFENRGEEVGVTMPHPHGQVYAYPFIPLKVKTELEACREYFEENQRNMFDDMVAEEKRFEERVLLESEHFIAFIPFFTDYPYGAYIVSKEAKTALTEFTDEEKLELGDMLQELVGGMDQIYDKLFPYMMVMHQRPSNSADSYEDYYRFHIEFYPPLRAHDKIKFNSSSETGGWAAANPTKVEENAEILRQCIKHYTENKGE
- a CDS encoding M24 family metallopeptidase — encoded protein: MALNKIRKIMKENGLDGMLLRKRNHFSWVTGGRQNQIVLSITEGVADLLIFEKEIYVVTTKMEERRIREEELAHFPHEVKVVADEWYEGSDHLIAELGKGKTMGTDTPFEDYADMTEALKSVRSILDESEAGRYRKLCQDAAGSLESVCRTMEPGQTEHEIAGMVAKQAISKGIRLQVMLVATDERIFSYRHPIPTSKKLNKHALLVICGEREGLVANLTRVVHFGPLPQELADHKEKLSRIDAAFITSTVPGATVGEVFKKGILQYVKEGHPEDWKLLHQGGPTGFDSREFIATMDSKTEVKEHMAFTWNPSLPGVKSEDTVLIHQEGAEILTETGEWPYIEVTFGGQTLRRPDILIR
- a CDS encoding beta-galactosidase, with the translated sequence MFIGVDYYPEQWPKSRWPEDVRLMKELGVNVVRIAEFGWQLMEPEEGVYDFSLFDEAIDLLTENGIKIILGTPTATPPAWMAHQYPEILPVDENGVTISFGARRHYTVNSKTYQKFTRKIVRKLAEKYGQHPDVIGWQTDNEYGHEKSDRSYGDEDRMAFQEWLSNKYGSLDALNEAWGTVFWSQTYTAWEQIPVPRKVFQEHNPGLLLDFDRFCADSYTAYNKLQVDILREHISDQQFITHNFVFTELALKQRDIAKDLDFISFDNYPVWGGLPEPIPPAAIAQQHDLCRSTKAGKGYWVLEELSGAQGWSHIGYLPRSGHIKLWTYQAIARGAEAIVYFRWRAARFGTEEFCHGILDHDGKPRRKFEEVKEVFNALKIFGDEWVATKYKAEVGVYYDVENAWAWRIQPQSDAFTHKQELLRFYSGAYRLNAATDMVSPESSLDGLKTVIVPVYFLTNPVFTEKLKKYAADGGTVVLSYRAGVKEPNNAVTEITLPGELGELAGIEVHEYESLQNGQQTRVTGIAGNIMDIMSPATVWCDLIEPKSAEVLAVYRDAFYEGTPAITKNKYGKGNVYYIGTAVEDYFLVRLYRDIFAQAGVQTIELPDDVEMVIRDGEAGSKFLCVLNHSTTASHRVSLPKGTWKDAMTGETFKGDVRLQSLGSFLLIQ
- a CDS encoding galactokinase, yielding MENQCLKQFKEYFPGNNDNVRLFFAPGRINLIGEHTDYNGGYVFPAALTIGTYMAIRQRNDGIYRLKSENFPLEVSVDIKQPIVYDKDDDWANYPKGVLQQLQKLDIPLSGADVLYVGDIPNGAGLSSSASIGMVSALGFSVLEKQELPMLELAKLCQQMENQFIGVNSGIMDQFAVGFGKKDHAVFLDCQSHEFELIPLEIEGHKLVITNTNKRRGLADSKYNERRTECEQGLDIIQKFAEGVTSLGELTPLQYKKVEAHLADETIRKRVRHVVTEDDRVQKAVAALENKDLYAFGLYMKESHLSLRDDYEVTGLELDALFTIQEQLPGCIGTRMTGAGFGGCTISIVADGQVEVFKQNVAVRYKEQTGLTPDFYVCEIGDGVKELEEVKK